The following proteins are encoded in a genomic region of Dialister hominis:
- a CDS encoding LysR family transcriptional regulator: protein MTLNQLEYFCAVCRYHSITRAAESLFVSQPTISTSIRNLEKEFHLRLFTHGQNRITLTNDGSLFYKKAEYILHRAHEMYTDFSDKDTNKAPLRIGITSTPSALLLPSLAMEFEEKYGIPVKLMECSSMHARELVDNDELDVAIANLDFYNLDNYDYHTVIEDTYVYCVDKNHHLAKEPSVSFETLKEEPIILFNTDSVQSHTVITGFRSEGATPHIKMYCSQLTTVLNCLSAGNCGAFLYSAMTLPENIVKIPVEPRISNQFGLLWKKGVFITDHLGKFIQYMGNYKFTSTNLRPVIAEPSVAAASAEAE, encoded by the coding sequence TGCCGTTATCACAGCATCACCCGCGCTGCGGAATCCCTTTTCGTTTCACAGCCGACAATATCGACTTCGATCCGTAATCTGGAAAAGGAGTTTCACCTTAGACTTTTCACCCATGGCCAGAACCGGATCACACTGACCAATGACGGCTCTCTTTTTTATAAGAAAGCCGAATATATCCTTCACAGAGCGCATGAGATGTACACGGATTTCTCTGACAAGGACACGAACAAGGCACCGCTTCGGATCGGCATCACTTCGACCCCGAGCGCCCTGCTTCTGCCGTCCCTTGCCATGGAGTTTGAAGAGAAATACGGCATCCCCGTGAAGCTCATGGAATGCTCTTCCATGCACGCCCGCGAGCTTGTCGATAATGATGAACTGGATGTGGCTATCGCCAATCTGGATTTCTACAATCTGGATAACTACGATTACCACACCGTCATTGAAGATACGTACGTGTACTGTGTAGACAAGAATCATCACCTGGCTAAGGAACCATCCGTTTCCTTCGAAACACTGAAGGAAGAGCCGATCATTCTTTTCAACACGGACTCCGTCCAGTCTCACACCGTCATCACCGGCTTCCGTTCCGAAGGAGCAACTCCGCATATCAAAATGTACTGCAGCCAGCTGACGACAGTCCTCAACTGTCTTTCTGCCGGCAACTGTGGTGCCTTCCTCTACTCGGCAATGACCCTTCCGGAAAACATCGTGAAGATTCCTGTCGAGCCAAGGATCAGCAACCAGTTTGGCCTGCTGTGGAAGAAAGGCGTCTTCATCACCGACCACCTCGGAAAATTCATCCAGTACATGGGAAATTACAAATTCACTTCTACGAATCTTCGCCCTGTCATTGCAGAACCTAGCGTTGCTGCAGCCAGTGCTGAGGCTGAGTAG